In a genomic window of Desulfovibrionales bacterium:
- a CDS encoding putative metallopeptidase, protein MIQYELAEDIGASIKGIIHKLQMTHVDESRLVCIRSKGSNSKRVIARCHGLSRIMQSALNQRPHYVIEVISERFDKLSKEEQIKVLIHELMHIPHSFGGGFRVHKPYVTEKKVERMYRKFVRVEDTPWRAG, encoded by the coding sequence ATGATTCAGTACGAATTGGCCGAGGACATTGGCGCGTCAATAAAAGGCATTATTCATAAACTACAAATGACCCATGTGGATGAATCCAGGCTGGTTTGTATAAGGAGCAAAGGCTCTAACAGCAAGAGGGTGATTGCCCGCTGTCACGGGCTTTCCAGAATAATGCAATCAGCCCTCAACCAGAGGCCTCATTATGTTATTGAGGTTATTTCTGAAAGGTTTGATAAGCTCAGCAAAGAAGAGCAGATTAAGGTTCTTATCCACGAACTCATGCACATTCCTCATTCCTTTGGAGGTGGGTTCAGGGTCCACAAGCCGTATGTGACTGAGAAGAAGGTTGAGAGGATGTACAGAAAGTTTGTACGGGTCGAAGATACGCCGTGGCGTGCCGGATAA